A genomic window from Lotus japonicus ecotype B-129 chromosome 1, LjGifu_v1.2 includes:
- the LOC130733611 gene encoding uncharacterized protein LOC130733611, protein MASRVSPNIQCWHLRTPYSTPRAVSPFPLRHATGRNSFFSSSRNMRVQRVKHACSSHFDDFHTEEVMNMVHDDEKGNNRVAHYNGKFKKEKFWTVKPDEILEPSLLGIQPEPPSWPERDEILRLSFERKVKSVGIPLSIRMIKEKLKLQAGVKEVGESETELIQCSLKKTFSSMLFILQQLQNHALETRERLCCEDSQGVMVKLQREMDASFVWLFQQVFSETPTLMVSVMVLLANFSVLSVSNNSVKDATPMSMMTTVLSLSKQKHPQVDSEVDQDECVKEELTEEEEMLWSSMVKEASMLQQKECGAEILDHETMRFSVAPVSVKLEGDQYEEYLKTEAYYQKLILLTPHNSLLLSNYAQFLFLVLHDIDGAEEYYRRSVLVESPDAEAYSRYADFLLLIRKDAWAAELRYLQALEVDPGNTFYLSKYASFLWNHGGQDSSSGLPVEELDNLQL, encoded by the exons ATGGCCTCAAGAGTCTCTCCCAATATTCAATGTTGGCACCTCAGAACCCCTTATTCAACGCCACGTGCAGTTTCTCCTTTCCCACTGAGACATGCCACTGGGAGGAACAGTTTCTTCTCTAGCTCCAGGAACATGAGGGTGCAGAGAGTGAAGCATGCTTGTTCTTCCCATTTTGATGATTTCCACACTGAAGAAGTGATGAACATGGTTCATGATGATGAAAAAGGCAACAACAGAGTTGCCCACTACAATGGAAAATTCAAAAAGGAGAAATTTTGGACAGTGAAGCCTGATGAAATTCTCGAGCCTTCTCTTCTTGGAATCCAGCCAGAGCCACCAAGCTGGCCAGAAAGAGATGAGATTCTGAGACTGAGCTTTGAAAGGAAGGTGAAAAGTGTGGGAATTCCTCTATCCATTAGGATGATCAAGGAGAAGCTGAAATTGCAGGCGGGTGTTAAAGAGGTTGGTGAAAGTGAAACTGAATTGATTCAATGTTctctgaagaaaaccttctcCTCTATGTTGTTTATCCTCCAGCAGCTTCAGAATCATGCATTAGAAACCAGGGAGAGGTTGTGCTGTGAAGACTCGCAAGGTGTTATGGTGAAGCTGCAGAGAGAAATGGATGCTTCATTTGTGTGGCTCTTTCAGCAGGTTTTCTCTGAGACCCCAACTCTCATGGTCTCTGTGATGGTCCTTTTAGCAAACTTCTCTGTTCTCTCTGTGAGTAATAACTCTGTTAAGGATGCCACTCCTATGTCCATGATGACCACAGTTCTATCTTTGAGTAAGCAAAAACATCCTCAAGTTGATTCTGAGGTTGATCAAGATGAGTGTGTGAAGGAGGAGTTGACTGAAGAGGAGGAAATGTTATGGAGTTCCATGGTAAAGGAAGCTTCAATGTTGCAGCAAAAAGAGTGCGGGGCTGAGATTTTGGACCACGAGACAATGAGATTTTCTGTGGCCCCAGTGTCAGTGAAGCTTGAAGGGGATCAATATGAGGAATATCTCAAAACTGAGGCTTATTACCAAAAACTTATACTCTTGACACCTCACAATTCACTTCTGCTGTCTAACTATGCTCAGTTCCTCTTCCTAGTTCTTCATGACATTGATGG GGCAGAAGAGTACTACAGGCGTTCAGTGCTGGTGGAATCACCAGATGCAGAAGCATACAGTCGATATGCTGATTTCTTGTTGCTAATAAGAAAGGATGCTTGGGCAGCAGAACTGAGATATCTGCAAGCATTGGAAGTAGATCCTGGCAACACTTTTTATTTATCAAAGTATGCCAGTTTCCTTTGGAACCATGGTGGACAAGATAGTAGTAGTGGCTTACCTGTAGAAGAATTAGACAACTTACAACTATGA